GGTGCTCCGCCGTCCCTCGAGCAGGAGATCGGGAACGAGGACGCGGTGGCCGCTCGTCGAGCGAACCCGGTCGGCGAGCGTCGCGGCCTCGCCGAGCGCGGTGGCGGCGTCGTACATCGAGCAGTTGGCGATCTCGAGGCCGGTCAGCTCGACCAGCAGCGACTGGTACTCGAACAGCGCCTGCAGGAAGCCCTGGGAGACCTCGGGCTGGTACTGCGTGTAGGAGGTGAGAAACTCCGAGCGATCCGCCAGGTGGTCGATCAGCGAGGGGACGTAGTAGCCGTAGTGGCCGCGACCGAGCAGCTCGGTCAGCTCGTCGTTGCGCCCCAGCACCGATCGGACCAGCCGTCTCGTCTCCCGTTCGGTTCGCGCGTCGATCCCGAACTCGTCGTCGAAGCGAACGTCCTCGGGGATGTCGAACAGTTCCTCGACGTCGTCGACGCCGACCGATTCGAGCATCGCCGTCCGTTCGTCGTCCGTGTAGGGAGCATAGGGGCTCCCGGTAGCGTGTGATCCGTTCATGGGTAGCGAGGGACTCGGACCGGGGGACCGTTCGCGGTGGCGATCACCCGTTTCGTTCCGAGACACGATACATGGTAGTTACGGAGACGGGATAATGAACGCACCTCTTCGAGGGAGCGAGGTCGGTCGGGTCAGGGCGTCGGGCCATCGCTCGAACCCGGCTCGCCGTCCTCGGCGGAGTCGTCTTCGGGTGCCGGCTCCGGTCCGTCCGCGCCGTTCGAGTCGTCGACGGCCGGTTCGCCCGGCGCCGACTCGCCCGTGATCCCCGTCTCCGTCGCCGTCTCGGCCGCGGGATCGGCTGCCGGCAGCGGACCGACCGGAGGATTCCCCTCCGCGATCGCCCACTCCCGGGCGAACAGGTCGAGCGTGATCTTTGCGCCCCCGAGGACGACGGGACCGATAAACAGCCCGACCGCGCCGAAGACGACGAGGCCGCCGAAGATCCCGACGACGACGATCGCGGAGTTGAACGCGCTCGTTCGGCCGATCAGCGCCGGGCGGAGGTAGGTGTCGGAGGCGCTGACGAGCAGGCCGTAGCCGACGAGGATCGCCGCCGGAACGGTTTCGCCGACGACCAACAGGTAGATCGAGATCGGCATCCAGACGGCGAAGACGCCGATCAGCGGGAGCAACGCAGCGACGAACGCGGCGACGGTAAGCAGGACGACCGAGGGGACGTCGAGAACCATCAGCCCGATTCCGAGCAACACCGCCTGGATCATCGCGACGACGACGTTGCCGACGACCGAGGCCCACATGAGCTGG
This genomic window from Natronococcus occultus SP4 contains:
- a CDS encoding AI-2E family transporter, with amino-acid sequence MSTRPELSEWLSDRMGLVVLTVVSVLLAALIVLPYLQYVLLGVILAYILMPAQRQLEKHVRSMTAALVLVVVAILTILLPMMYVLAVALGQALDIAMAVQDGSLNVENVEQQIELEIGYAIDLQETYDTYQEPIATGLQEVATGALEFVGGVPSILIGLTVTVFVLFALLRDGDRLVSWVRYVLPVEDHVQRELLNELDQLMWASVVGNVVVAMIQAVLLGIGLMVLDVPSVVLLTVAAFVAALLPLIGVFAVWMPISIYLLVVGETVPAAILVGYGLLVSASDTYLRPALIGRTSAFNSAIVVVGIFGGLVVFGAVGLFIGPVVLGGAKITLDLFAREWAIAEGNPPVGPLPAADPAAETATETGITGESAPGEPAVDDSNGADGPEPAPEDDSAEDGEPGSSDGPTP